From the genome of Vitis riparia cultivar Riparia Gloire de Montpellier isolate 1030 chromosome 2, EGFV_Vit.rip_1.0, whole genome shotgun sequence, one region includes:
- the LOC117906840 gene encoding calcium-binding protein PBP1-like, whose translation MEVEGEVLQFEDYFPSMMEGLGAEGFMEELCQGFHLLMDVEKGLITFESLRRSTWQLGLQEMGDDELVWMLSEGDLDGDGALNQTEFCILMLRLSPGLMEGPKQYWMEEMYT comes from the coding sequence ATGGAAGTTGAGGGTGAAGTACTGCAGTTTGAGGACTACTTCCCTTCCATGATGGAAGGTTTGGGGGCTGAGGGCTTCATGGAAGAGCTCTGCCAAGGGTTTCACTTGCTGATGGATGTGGAAAAAGGGCTAATCACTTTCGAGAGCTTGAGGAGGAGCACCTGGCAGTTAGGGTTGCAGGAGATGGGAGACGATGAGCTTGTGTGGATGCTGAGTGAGGGAGACTTGGATGGAGATGGGGCTCTCAATCAGACTGAGTTTTGCATTCTCATGTTGAGATTGAGTCCGGGTTTGATGGAGGGACCCAAGCAGTACTGGATGGAGGAGATGTATACATGA
- the LOC117906213 gene encoding calcium-binding protein PBP1-like, whose protein sequence is MEVDEGGVQFEDYFPSMMEGLGAEGFILELCNGFHLLMDVEKGLITLESLRRSTIELGLQEMGDDELVWMLSEGDLDGDGALNQTEFCILMLRLSPGLMEGPKQWVEEMCT, encoded by the coding sequence AGTTTGAGGATTACTTCCCTTCCATGATGGAGGGTTTGGGAGCTGAGGGCTTCATCTTGGAGCTCTGCAACGGGTTTCACTTGCTGATGGATGTGGAAAAAGGGCTGATCACTTTGGAGAGCTTGAGGAGGAGCACCATAGAGTTAGGGTTGCAGGAGATGGGAGATGATGAGCTTGTGTGGATGCTGAGTGAGGGAGATTTGGATGGAGATGGGGCTCTCAATCAGACCGAGTTTTGCATTCTCATGCTGAGATTGAGTCCGGGGTTGATGGAGGGACCCAAGCAGTGGGTGGAGGAGATGTGTACATGA